In Leptodesmis sichuanensis A121, the following are encoded in one genomic region:
- a CDS encoding ISKra4 family transposase (programmed frameshift): MDAEKKAQIQAHARALAALLYEETDPEQVKTLAGIEVAVRGHLLEHVGPELGGFFIATSSGTTSGRKRSLDSIVGRLHLSEKQAQILEVKAYTRWSPYLEQCCLLLSANESYERAAEDIEVLTGVKVTHSTQQRLVHRQTFELPQVAGVVEEMSVDGGKVRLRTPQGQPSEWRDYKGVNLHECCVAAFFQDNEQLVNWVNPQPLSDPLTCLGDGHDGIWNIYAQIGTTTQRREILILDWYHLIENLGKVGGSQQRLAVVEACLWQGDVEGAIIQFEDWQHERVATFIAYLNKHRQRIVNYGYYQAEGISIGSGAIESTVKQVGRRVKISGAQWEKGNVPQVLKQRCAYLNGQFSK; encoded by the exons ATGGACGCTGAGAAAAAAGCCCAAATTCAAGCCCATGCTCGTGCCCTTGCCGCTCTGCTGTACGAGGAAACCGACCCGGAGCAAGTAAAAACATTAGCAGGGATTGAGGTAGCAGTAAGAGGGCATCTGCTGGAACACGTCGGTCCAGAACTCGGGG GATTTTTTATTGCAACAAGCAGCGGCACCACAAGTGGACGAAAGCGCAGCCTCGACAGTATCGTCGGACGACTGCACTTGAGCGAGAAACAGGCACAAATTCTGGAGGTGAAAGCCTACACACGCTGGAGTCCTTACCTGGAGCAGTGTTGTTTGTTGCTCAGTGCCAACGAGTCGTATGAGCGAGCGGCAGAAGACATCGAAGTGTTGACTGGGGTGAAGGTTACTCACAGCACTCAACAACGATTAGTCCATCGTCAAACCTTCGAGTTACCGCAAGTGGCAGGAGTGGTTGAGGAGATGAGTGTAGACGGCGGCAAAGTACGATTGCGAACCCCTCAAGGACAACCGAGTGAATGGCGAGATTACAAGGGGGTGAATCTGCACGAGTGCTGTGTGGCTGCTTTTTTCCAGGATAACGAGCAATTGGTTAACTGGGTCAACCCTCAACCCTTGTCTGACCCGCTCACTTGCTTAGGAGATGGGCACGATGGGATCTGGAATATTTATGCCCAGATCGGCACCACGACCCAAAGACGGGAGATTTTGATTTTGGATTGGTATCACCTCATCGAGAATTTGGGCAAGGTGGGTGGTTCCCAGCAACGTTTAGCGGTGGTGGAAGCCTGCTTGTGGCAGGGCGATGTCGAGGGAGCGATCATCCAGTTTGAGGATTGGCAACACGAGCGGGTTGCGACTTTCATTGCCTATCTCAACAAGCATCGACAGCGGATTGTCAACTATGGCTATTATCAAGCCGAAGGCATTTCCATTGGTTCTGGTGCAATTGAATCAACGGTCAAACAAGTCGGGCGGCGCGTCAAGATATCGGGGGCGCAGTGGGAAAAGGGTAACGTACCACAGGTGCTGAAGCAACGCTGTGCTTACCTTAATGGGCAATTCTCAAAATGA
- a CDS encoding transposase, giving the protein MGIDEISKRKGHQNFATVIGDVEAGKLIEVIDSHQQEDIIETLKQQPIEVRAKVEEVSVDMWGG; this is encoded by the coding sequence ATTGGGATTGATGAAATCAGCAAGCGGAAAGGGCATCAAAACTTCGCCACCGTTATCGGCGACGTTGAGGCCGGGAAATTGATTGAAGTGATTGACAGTCACCAACAGGAAGACATTATTGAAACCCTGAAGCAGCAGCCCATAGAGGTGCGTGCAAAAGTTGAAGAGGTGAGCGTGGATATGTGGGGAGGATGA
- the dndE gene encoding DNA sulfur modification protein DndE, giving the protein MEPPIDRIKLSQSAKDQLIKLKRVTKIDQWNILCRWALCRSLAEPTPPSPVPIPGDSNVEMTWPTFGGEMADLLLIALKQRCYNDGLPIDRETLATQFRLHLHRGIGYLAGDPNIKKIEDLVAVSLTPPRT; this is encoded by the coding sequence ATGGAACCACCAATTGATCGCATCAAACTCTCCCAATCCGCCAAAGACCAACTGATCAAACTCAAGCGTGTTACCAAAATCGATCAGTGGAACATCCTTTGTCGTTGGGCACTCTGTCGCTCCTTAGCAGAACCGACACCGCCCTCCCCTGTTCCCATTCCAGGCGATAGTAATGTCGAAATGACCTGGCCAACCTTCGGCGGTGAAATGGCCGACCTCCTGCTCATCGCCCTCAAACAACGCTGTTATAATGACGGCTTACCAATCGATCGAGAAACCCTCGCCACTCAATTCCGCCTCCATCTACACCGTGGAATTGGTTATTTAGCAGGCGATCCAAACATTAAAAAGATTGAAGACCTGGTTGCAGTATCATTAACACCTCCAAGAACTTAA
- a CDS encoding XisH family protein has translation MAAKDIFHHVVRTALEKDGWVITDDPLHIRIGGVIDMYIDLGAEKIIAAQKDEQKIAVEIKSFIGASTISEFHLAIGQFINYRYALEEEDPERILYLAVPQTVYNDFFKLSFIQSIIRRSQLKLLVYDVEQEEIVQWQA, from the coding sequence ATGGCTGCTAAAGATATATTTCATCATGTGGTTAGAACCGCGCTGGAGAAAGACGGATGGGTGATTACAGATGATCCACTGCACATCCGGATCGGAGGTGTAATTGATATGTACATTGATCTAGGAGCAGAAAAAATTATCGCTGCTCAGAAAGATGAACAAAAAATAGCCGTTGAAATCAAAAGCTTTATTGGGGCATCCACAATTTCTGAATTTCACCTAGCGATCGGTCAATTTATCAACTATCGCTATGCTTTAGAAGAGGAAGACCCAGAGCGAATCTTGTATCTTGCAGTTCCTCAAACTGTTTACAACGACTTCTTTAAACTTTCCTTTATTCAATCCATCATTCGTCGTAGTCAACTCAAGCTTTTAGTGTATGACGTTGAACAGGAGGAGATCGTGCAATGGCAAGCGTAG
- the dndC gene encoding DNA phosphorothioation system sulfurtransferase DndC — translation MTEQLETPQNARRTVPELVEDIKNLMTEIQALYCLDKIPWVVGYSGGKDSSAVLQLVWNAIAKIPVNKRTKPIYVLTTDTLVENPIVATWVRQSLDRMKVAAQEQNLPFEPHLLYPEVKDTFWVNLIGKGYPAPRHMFRWCTERLKIWPSNRFINDVVRSTGEVIITLGTRKAESSRRAGVMAKHRTGNVNDLLNPENSDKFKGSVLYRGPLPGSLIYSPIEDWRDDEVWLYLMQWRNPWDHSNKELFSMYRGATADNECPFVIDTSTPSCGDSRFGCWVCTLISEDKSMAAMIQNDAEKEWMQPLLDLRNELDVYDDHDRRDFRRMTGRVQLFERSTEKKSTEVIPIPGPYTKYWREEWLRRVLQAQKLARQNAPQEMKDIQLISINELSEIRRIWREEKHEFDDSLPRIYREVTGEVFNDPRPTSKQDFLGIDEWKLLEELCEGDSMHLELMTKLLDTERQYQLLSNRSGILKDLKKCFDTSSRDKEIAIQAAHRDRNMKQAVQDGDIEAVKQISRWAEMKFGEKTDEEVEG, via the coding sequence ATGACTGAGCAACTAGAAACGCCTCAAAACGCTCGCCGGACAGTTCCGGAGCTAGTCGAGGATATCAAAAACCTGATGACCGAAATTCAGGCATTGTATTGTCTTGATAAAATTCCTTGGGTAGTTGGTTATTCAGGAGGGAAGGACTCTTCTGCCGTTCTACAGTTGGTTTGGAATGCGATCGCTAAAATCCCTGTCAATAAGCGAACTAAACCAATCTATGTCCTTACGACAGATACGCTCGTAGAAAACCCGATCGTCGCTACCTGGGTTCGTCAATCGCTTGATCGCATGAAGGTGGCGGCTCAAGAGCAAAATCTACCCTTCGAACCTCACTTGCTTTATCCCGAAGTGAAGGATACCTTTTGGGTGAACTTGATTGGTAAGGGGTATCCCGCTCCCCGTCATATGTTCCGATGGTGTACTGAAAGATTGAAGATTTGGCCATCCAATCGTTTTATCAATGACGTAGTTCGTAGCACTGGTGAAGTCATTATTACCTTGGGCACTCGCAAAGCAGAGAGCAGTAGGCGTGCAGGGGTTATGGCAAAACATAGAACTGGGAATGTCAACGATCTTCTCAACCCCGAAAATAGTGACAAATTTAAAGGTTCGGTGCTTTACCGGGGGCCATTACCGGGTTCTCTCATCTACAGCCCGATCGAAGACTGGCGAGATGATGAAGTTTGGTTATATCTTATGCAGTGGCGAAATCCCTGGGACCATAGTAACAAAGAACTTTTTTCAATGTATCGAGGAGCTACCGCTGATAACGAATGTCCTTTTGTGATTGATACTTCAACTCCCAGTTGTGGTGATTCCAGATTCGGTTGCTGGGTTTGTACGTTAATCAGTGAAGACAAATCGATGGCAGCCATGATCCAGAATGATGCGGAAAAAGAATGGATGCAACCTCTACTAGATTTGCGTAATGAACTGGATGTCTATGATGATCACGATCGTCGTGATTTTCGGCGTATGACAGGACGAGTTCAACTCTTTGAGCGCAGTACAGAAAAAAAATCAACAGAAGTTATTCCAATTCCAGGGCCCTACACAAAATATTGGCGCGAGGAATGGTTAAGGCGAGTTTTGCAAGCTCAAAAGTTGGCTCGTCAAAATGCACCACAAGAGATGAAAGATATTCAACTAATTTCAATCAATGAACTGAGTGAAATTCGCCGTATTTGGCGTGAAGAGAAGCATGAGTTTGATGATTCTTTACCTCGTATCTATCGTGAAGTTACAGGTGAAGTCTTCAATGACCCTCGCCCTACTTCTAAACAAGACTTTTTAGGAATTGATGAATGGAAGCTCCTTGAAGAACTCTGCGAAGGGGATTCTATGCATCTCGAATTGATGACAAAACTGCTTGATACTGAACGTCAATATCAACTTCTTTCTAACCGTTCTGGCATTCTCAAAGACCTAAAAAAATGTTTTGATACCAGTTCGCGTGATAAAGAAATCGCAATTCAAGCCGCACACCGCGATCGTAATATGAAACAAGCCGTCCAAGATGGGGACATTGAAGCCGTTAAACAAATTTCGAGATGGGCAGAGATGAAGTTTGGAGAGAAGACTGACGAGGAGGTAGAGGGGTAG
- a CDS encoding helix-turn-helix transcriptional regulator, whose amino-acid sequence MGKAGQVLKQVLETHNITQYKLAKVMGIQRNNVSRWVREERELTAENVLNIVRALKQIDPVAAQSFVDAYLVDELQSKD is encoded by the coding sequence ATGGGAAAAGCAGGTCAAGTTCTCAAGCAAGTGCTGGAGACTCACAACATTACTCAATACAAGCTAGCGAAAGTTATGGGTATTCAACGTAACAACGTATCTAGATGGGTTCGTGAAGAACGGGAGCTAACTGCTGAGAATGTTTTAAACATTGTTAGGGCATTGAAGCAGATCGACCCAGTTGCAGCCCAATCATTCGTGGATGCTTATTTAGTTGACGAGCTACAAAGTAAAGATTAA
- a CDS encoding XisI protein, whose product MASVDQYREYIQNLLMEKAKRGGDQEVEAQTLFDPVHDHYQLIYIGWHNKRRIFGPVLHLDIKDNKIWIQWNGTEDDIAAELVALGVPKQDIVLGFHPPFMRQFTDYAAG is encoded by the coding sequence ATGGCAAGCGTAGATCAGTATCGAGAATATATTCAAAATTTGCTGATGGAAAAAGCAAAACGTGGTGGTGATCAAGAAGTGGAAGCTCAAACGCTGTTTGATCCAGTACACGATCACTATCAACTCATCTACATTGGTTGGCACAACAAACGCCGCATCTTCGGCCCTGTGCTGCATTTAGACATTAAAGACAATAAAATTTGGATTCAATGGAATGGGACAGAAGATGACATCGCTGCCGAACTGGTCGCCCTTGGTGTTCCTAAACAAGACATCGTTCTTGGCTTTCACCCTCCCTTTATGCGTCAATTTACTGACTATGCGGCTGGTTAG
- a CDS encoding patatin-like phospholipase family protein, whose translation MKTKVKTKIAIACQGGGAHAAFTAGALQALFEEGVHEKFNIVSLSGTSGGALGATLAWYALKKGEQPVWKRLSDFWQDNTAQSPQEKFFNDFAIKTLEYTSKGLLPQFNIPPTSPLLKSWMSFATLGLRSRFTNFQELLETHIDFQEIASWGPLTEPPILLLGASNIRTGKLWMFNSSHEVIKVEHVLASCAIPNLFPAVEIGQDAYWDGIFSDNPPITELLDPNDVGTNLPQEIWVIKLNPTRRESIPVAADDILDRRNELEGNISLFQSLRSVERLNDLLMKGAYKEEFLDELGLREPVKIPRSFIDLEDKPYYIPFIEMSSELQTSLNYESKLDRNPERIHRLIEDGKQQARKFLAARS comes from the coding sequence ATGAAAACCAAAGTGAAAACCAAAATCGCGATCGCGTGTCAGGGTGGTGGTGCCCATGCGGCCTTTACTGCAGGGGCCTTACAAGCCCTGTTTGAAGAAGGTGTCCATGAAAAGTTTAATATTGTGAGCTTAAGTGGAACTTCCGGTGGGGCACTGGGGGCAACCCTGGCCTGGTATGCCTTAAAGAAAGGGGAACAACCTGTCTGGAAGCGGTTGAGCGATTTCTGGCAGGACAATACGGCTCAATCTCCCCAGGAGAAGTTTTTTAACGACTTTGCGATCAAAACTCTGGAATATACCAGTAAGGGACTCCTACCTCAGTTCAATATTCCCCCTACCTCTCCCCTGTTAAAAAGCTGGATGTCATTTGCTACGCTTGGGTTGCGCAGTCGTTTTACCAACTTTCAGGAACTGTTAGAAACGCATATCGACTTTCAGGAAATTGCCTCCTGGGGGCCGCTTACAGAACCACCAATTCTACTGCTGGGGGCCAGCAACATCCGTACCGGCAAGTTATGGATGTTCAACTCGTCCCATGAAGTGATTAAGGTCGAGCATGTGCTGGCCTCCTGTGCCATTCCTAACCTGTTTCCAGCCGTTGAGATTGGTCAGGATGCTTACTGGGATGGCATTTTTTCAGATAATCCTCCGATTACTGAATTGCTGGATCCGAATGATGTGGGAACTAACCTGCCTCAAGAAATTTGGGTGATTAAACTGAATCCTACCCGCAGAGAAAGCATTCCAGTAGCAGCAGATGACATCCTGGATCGACGGAATGAATTGGAGGGTAATATTTCCCTATTTCAGAGTCTGCGCAGCGTTGAAAGGCTGAATGATTTGTTGATGAAAGGAGCCTATAAAGAAGAGTTTCTGGATGAACTGGGGCTGCGGGAACCCGTCAAAATTCCGCGATCGTTCATCGATTTAGAAGATAAACCGTACTACATTCCGTTCATCGAAATGTCGTCAGAGCTACAAACCAGTCTGAACTACGAAAGCAAACTCGATCGCAATCCAGAGAGGATCCACCGACTGATTGAAGACGGCAAACAACAAGCGCGGAAATTTTTAGCCGCACGTTCCTAG
- a CDS encoding L-lactate permease: protein MQLVLYSLLAITPIVVAFLLLIVASRPATQAMSAAYAITVLLALLVWRVPFLQVAASTVEGLIVTLEILYIVFGAILLLNVLQESGAISKIRRGLLSISSDRRVQVIIIAWLFGGFIEGASGFGTPAVICVPLFVSIGFPAMAAVVAMLLIQSTASAFGAIGVPILIGLKNGLEGDVGVQQEIARTGVAFSDFMAEVVAKTGFIQGAIAGMMQKLVGTALAIGASVPMAKVFINSDVNGAGLASMPLTLADGVSSLTGAAWPFFAPFIAMTGSFVAGSTTVSNMMFGLFQFGVAQQIEVSASLILALQVAGAAAGNMVAVSNIVAAVSTVGLTGREGLVLRRVLPVNLIYLTAAGLIGILVALVLPNS, encoded by the coding sequence ATGCAACTTGTCCTTTACTCACTCCTGGCGATTACACCGATCGTGGTGGCATTTTTGCTCCTGATTGTTGCCAGCCGTCCTGCAACTCAGGCCATGTCCGCTGCCTATGCCATCACTGTACTGCTGGCATTGTTGGTTTGGAGAGTGCCCTTTCTCCAAGTTGCGGCTTCTACCGTGGAAGGGCTGATTGTCACGCTCGAAATTCTCTATATTGTGTTTGGGGCGATTCTCTTGCTGAATGTTCTGCAGGAGTCCGGTGCCATTAGCAAAATTCGGCGGGGATTATTGAGTATCTCCTCCGATCGCCGGGTGCAGGTGATTATTATTGCCTGGTTATTCGGTGGTTTCATTGAAGGTGCATCTGGATTTGGCACTCCGGCTGTCATTTGTGTACCGTTGTTTGTTTCGATTGGATTTCCAGCAATGGCCGCCGTGGTTGCCATGTTGCTGATCCAATCCACGGCTTCTGCATTTGGGGCGATCGGGGTGCCAATTCTGATTGGTCTGAAAAATGGTCTGGAAGGAGATGTCGGGGTTCAGCAGGAAATTGCTCGAACGGGAGTTGCATTCTCCGACTTTATGGCAGAAGTGGTTGCGAAAACCGGGTTCATTCAGGGGGCGATCGCTGGAATGATGCAAAAACTGGTGGGAACGGCCCTGGCGATCGGAGCCTCGGTGCCGATGGCGAAAGTGTTCATTAACTCAGACGTGAACGGGGCAGGATTAGCCAGTATGCCTCTGACTCTGGCGGATGGAGTATCCAGCTTGACAGGGGCAGCGTGGCCGTTCTTTGCACCGTTTATTGCGATGACGGGATCTTTTGTAGCAGGAAGTACCACCGTCAGCAACATGATGTTTGGATTATTTCAGTTTGGAGTCGCTCAGCAAATTGAGGTATCTGCCTCGCTGATACTCGCCCTACAAGTAGCTGGAGCCGCTGCTGGAAACATGGTTGCGGTTTCCAATATTGTGGCAGCCGTTTCCACCGTTGGTCTGACCGGACGTGAGGGACTCGTTCTTCGTAGAGTCCTGCCTGTCAATTTGATTTACTTAACTGCTGCGGGATTAATTGGCATTCTGGTGGCATTGGTGCTTCCTAATTCATAA
- a CDS encoding phosphoadenosine phosphosulfate reductase domain-containing protein: protein MRTLSLFDEERLSLPKAIALSIESLQHYGSFYQHWAIAFSGGKDSSATVTLIANLIEKGQIPRPESLTILYADTRQELPPLHLAAMGILKELEQRGFDTRVVLPDLDYRYFVYMLGRGVPPPSNTFRWCTPKLKVMSMERELEKLREERGEKFLMLTGVRMGESAARDQRIAISCTKDGGECGQGWFQQSASGAIADILAPIVHWRVCHVWDWLLQADLDLGFPTLEIAKVYGQDVSDGEEPLNARTGCIGCPLVQKDAALDRVIAQPEWVYLAPLQKLRPLYWEVKKPQYRHRKHGEVNKDGRLTVKQGRLGPLTLSTRRWMLAEVLAIQDEVNEAAIAQNRPPISLINDEELARIEELIAASTYPEKWDGSEPTGDVMLPEIFPDGSVQPLLFEQW from the coding sequence ATGAGAACACTCAGTCTATTTGACGAAGAGCGGCTGTCACTGCCCAAAGCGATCGCGCTGTCGATTGAATCCCTGCAACACTACGGCTCGTTCTACCAGCATTGGGCGATCGCCTTCTCTGGCGGCAAAGATTCCTCTGCAACTGTCACCCTCATCGCCAATCTGATCGAGAAAGGTCAGATCCCCAGACCGGAGAGCCTGACAATCCTCTACGCCGATACCCGTCAAGAACTGCCCCCACTTCACCTGGCAGCAATGGGCATTCTCAAGGAACTGGAGCAGCGAGGATTTGACACCCGTGTGGTCTTGCCGGATCTGGACTACCGCTACTTTGTGTATATGCTGGGTCGGGGCGTGCCGCCGCCATCCAATACGTTCCGCTGGTGTACGCCCAAGCTGAAGGTGATGAGCATGGAGCGGGAACTAGAGAAACTCCGGGAGGAGCGAGGCGAAAAGTTTTTGATGTTGACGGGTGTCCGCATGGGCGAGAGTGCAGCTCGGGATCAGCGAATTGCCATTAGCTGCACGAAGGATGGGGGGGAGTGTGGTCAGGGTTGGTTCCAACAGAGTGCTTCGGGGGCGATTGCGGATATCCTGGCCCCCATTGTTCACTGGCGGGTCTGTCATGTGTGGGACTGGTTGCTGCAAGCGGACTTGGATCTGGGCTTCCCCACCTTGGAAATTGCCAAAGTCTATGGGCAGGATGTCAGTGATGGCGAGGAACCGCTGAATGCCCGGACGGGCTGTATCGGTTGTCCTCTGGTGCAGAAGGATGCTGCCCTCGATCGCGTGATTGCTCAACCGGAGTGGGTATATTTGGCCCCCTTGCAGAAACTTAGACCTCTTTACTGGGAAGTCAAGAAACCTCAGTATCGCCATCGAAAGCATGGTGAGGTCAATAAGGATGGTCGCTTGACCGTGAAACAGGGGAGGCTTGGTCCTTTAACCCTGAGCACTCGACGCTGGATGCTGGCAGAAGTTTTGGCAATCCAGGATGAGGTGAATGAGGCGGCAATCGCACAGAATCGTCCCCCGATCAGCCTGATCAATGACGAGGAACTGGCCCGAATTGAAGAATTAATAGCAGCCAGTACTTATCCTGAAAAATGGGATGGCTCAGAGCCAACAGGTGATGTCATGCTGCCTGAGATTTTTCCCGATGGGAGTGTGCAGCCGTTGTTGTTTGAGCAGTGGTGA
- a CDS encoding gas vesicle protein, whose amino-acid sequence MTATQATKGFSTSALSTKDASRSIPTSTMSSSLADVLERVLDKGIVIAGDVSVSVANTELLNIRIRLLISSVDKAKEMGINWWENNPHFSAQTQNLLEANQQLLQRVESLEAELKSLRSLPASASHLASSEVDDGADLSLETWSQELLGL is encoded by the coding sequence ATGACGGCAACTCAGGCAACCAAAGGCTTTTCTACCTCTGCCCTATCTACCAAAGATGCTTCCCGGAGTATTCCAACTTCGACAATGAGTTCCAGTCTCGCCGATGTACTGGAGCGTGTCCTAGATAAGGGCATTGTCATTGCAGGCGATGTCTCCGTTTCTGTTGCCAATACAGAACTACTCAATATTCGTATTCGCCTCCTGATTTCTTCGGTAGATAAAGCCAAAGAAATGGGCATCAATTGGTGGGAAAATAACCCCCATTTCAGCGCTCAAACTCAGAATCTGCTGGAAGCGAATCAGCAACTGTTGCAACGGGTTGAAAGCCTGGAAGCTGAACTGAAAAGCCTGCGATCGCTCCCTGCCAGTGCGTCACATCTCGCCTCTTCAGAAGTCGATGATGGGGCTGATCTCTCCCTCGAAACCTGGAGCCAGGAGCTTTTGGGGCTTTAA
- the dndD gene encoding DNA sulfur modification protein DndD, with translation MIFQELTLENFNSYKGRHTLNLQPTNSSEGTRPIILIGGLNGGGKTSLMDAIRLALYGQRAQIDRRKKNQSYSDFLSQCVCSHAPADASATIELTFQHVIRLSNIDKLAEIRVQRTWNRKGKEKLQVFLDGWADRTLTETWDERVESWLPLGLSNLFLFDGEQIKDLTQQDTPPPSVTTAIRAVLGLELPDRLANHLEILINQKQRELARGEDRQQLDAIAQRLTQHQTDLEAEAQRLKALQEELNIAETHLREAQLQFEAEGGTLAESAPELDRQLQTLCTEAEHQRQNLRHLAADCLPLAIVQPLLQQAQQQGHLELRRQQAQAASDLIAERDQRLLDLIQTLKLNRTQTQKIQAFLQQETQRLIEASSADSWLDADPETLDTLAHALTHQIPSQLHLTHTHLTHLTHLTTSIEALILKLQAAPSPEDYDRLRSHRDQAQLHHDECLYKLEQSHRQSLKLRQAIEATKADLKRYTDQYIQQQDNDDFLKAASRAQQTLQAFRSRLTLQKLNDLEASITNYFRCLLHKSHLVHRIIVDQQSFSLTLYDTAGQPIPKHRLSAGEKQLLAIAFLWALASVSNRHLPIAIDTPLSRLDSSHRRNLIDQYFPQASHQMILLSTDTEIGCEEVEGLRSKGAIAREYLLQYNSTNQQTKIIPGYFPFKA, from the coding sequence ATGATTTTTCAAGAACTGACCCTTGAAAACTTCAACTCCTACAAAGGACGGCATACCCTCAACCTGCAGCCCACGAATAGCAGCGAGGGAACCCGCCCCATTATTCTGATTGGAGGCTTAAACGGGGGCGGCAAAACCTCCCTCATGGATGCCATCCGCCTCGCCCTCTACGGTCAGCGTGCCCAGATCGATCGCCGCAAGAAAAACCAATCCTACAGCGACTTTCTTAGTCAATGTGTCTGTAGCCACGCTCCCGCCGATGCCTCTGCCACCATCGAACTCACCTTCCAACACGTCATTCGCCTCAGCAACATCGATAAACTCGCTGAAATTCGCGTCCAGCGTACCTGGAACCGCAAAGGCAAAGAGAAACTTCAGGTCTTTCTCGACGGTTGGGCCGATCGCACCCTCACCGAAACCTGGGATGAGCGCGTCGAAAGCTGGCTCCCCCTGGGACTGTCTAATCTGTTTCTATTTGATGGCGAGCAGATCAAAGACCTGACCCAACAAGACACCCCACCCCCCAGCGTCACCACTGCGATTCGTGCCGTCCTTGGCCTGGAACTGCCCGATCGCCTCGCCAATCACCTGGAAATTTTAATTAACCAGAAACAACGAGAACTTGCCAGAGGCGAAGACCGCCAGCAACTCGATGCGATCGCCCAGCGGCTGACCCAGCACCAAACCGACCTGGAAGCTGAAGCACAGCGTCTGAAAGCCCTCCAGGAAGAACTGAACATTGCAGAAACCCATCTCCGGGAAGCCCAACTGCAATTCGAGGCCGAAGGTGGCACCCTGGCCGAATCTGCCCCCGAACTCGATCGCCAACTGCAAACCCTCTGCACTGAAGCCGAACACCAGCGTCAGAATCTCCGCCACCTGGCCGCAGACTGCCTGCCCCTGGCGATCGTCCAACCCCTATTGCAACAGGCCCAGCAACAAGGCCACCTGGAACTGCGTCGGCAGCAGGCCCAGGCTGCCTCTGACCTGATTGCCGAGCGAGATCAACGCCTCCTCGACCTGATCCAAACCCTCAAACTCAATCGCACCCAAACCCAGAAAATTCAAGCCTTCCTGCAGCAAGAAACCCAGCGTCTGATCGAAGCCTCCTCCGCGGACTCCTGGCTTGATGCCGATCCCGAAACCCTCGATACCCTCGCCCACGCCCTCACCCATCAGATTCCCAGCCAACTCCACCTCACCCACACCCACCTCACTCACCTCACCCACCTCACCACCTCCATCGAAGCCCTCATCCTCAAACTGCAAGCGGCTCCCTCCCCAGAAGACTACGATCGCCTGCGATCCCATCGCGACCAAGCCCAACTTCATCACGATGAATGCCTGTATAAACTCGAACAGAGCCACCGCCAAAGTCTCAAACTACGACAGGCGATTGAAGCGACCAAAGCCGATCTGAAGCGATATACCGACCAGTACATCCAGCAGCAAGATAACGACGATTTTCTCAAAGCGGCCAGCCGTGCCCAACAGACTCTGCAAGCTTTTCGATCGCGCCTCACCCTGCAAAAACTCAACGACCTGGAAGCCAGTATCACCAACTACTTCCGCTGCCTGTTGCATAAATCCCACCTCGTCCACCGCATCATCGTGGATCAACAGAGCTTCAGCCTCACCCTTTACGACACTGCAGGTCAACCCATCCCCAAACATCGCCTCTCTGCCGGAGAAAAACAACTCCTGGCAATCGCCTTCCTGTGGGCACTGGCCAGCGTCAGCAACCGCCACCTTCCCATTGCGATCGATACTCCTCTCAGCCGCCTCGACTCCAGCCATCGCCGAAACCTGATTGACCAGTACTTCCCCCAGGCCAGTCATCAAATGATCCTGCTGTCTACAGATACAGAGATTGGATGTGAAGAGGTGGAGGGGTTAAGGAGTAAAGGCGCGATCGCCCGCGAATATTTACTTCAATACAATTCAACCAACCAACAAACTAAAATCATACCTGGCTACTTCCCCTTCAAAGCGTAA